A region of Vitis vinifera cultivar Pinot Noir 40024 chromosome 13, ASM3070453v1 DNA encodes the following proteins:
- the LOC104881347 gene encoding putative disease resistance RPP13-like protein 1 isoform X1 yields MADALLSASLQVLFDKLASPELVNFIRGQKLSQELLTDFKRKLLVVHKALNDAEVKQFSDPLVKEWLVQVKDVVYHAEDLLDEIATEALRCEIEAAEVQTGGIYQVWNKFSTRVKAPFANQSMESRVKGLMTRLENIAKEKVELELKEGDGEKLSPKLPSSSLVDDSFVYGRGEIKEELVKWLLSDKETAAANNVIDVMSIVGMGGSGKTTLAQLLYNDDRVKEHFHLKAWVCVSTEFLLIGVTKSILEAIGCRPTSDHSLDLLQRQLKDNLGNKKFLLVLDDVWDVESLHWESWDRLRTPLHAAAQGSKIVVTSRSETVAKVMRAIHTHQLGTLSPEDSWSLFTKLAFPSGDPCAYPQLEPIGREIVKKCQGLPLAMKALGSLLYSKPERREWEDILNSKTWHSQTDHEILPSLRLSYQHLSPPVKRCFAYCSIFPKDYEFDKEKLILLWMAEGLLHSGQSNRRMEEVGDSYFNELLAKSFFQKCIKGEKSCFVMHDLIHDLAQHISQEFCIRLEDYKVQKISDKARHFLHFKSDDDWAVVFETFEPVCEAKHLRTILEVKTLWHHPFYSLSTRVLQNILPKFKSLRVLSLCEYCITDVPDSIHDLKQLRYLDLSTTMIKRLPESICCLCNLQTMMLSKCPLLLELPSKMGKLINLCYLDISGSTSLKEMPNDIDQLKSLHKLPNFIVGKESGFRFGELWKLSEIQGRLEISKMENVVGVEDALQANMKDKKYLDELSLNWSYEISHDAIQDEILNRLSPHQNLKKLSIGGYPGLTFPDWLGDGSFSNLVSLQLSNCGNCSTLPPLGQLPCLEHIKISKMSGVVMVGSEFYGNSSSSLHPSFPSLQTLSFEDMSNWEKWLCCGGICGEFPGLQKLSIWRCRKFSGELPMHLSSLQELNLKDCPQLLVPTLNVPAARELQLKRQTCGFTASQTSKIEISDVSQLKQLPLVPHYLYIRKCDSVESLLEEEILQTNMYSLEICDCSFYRSPNKVGLPTTLKSLSISDCTKLDLLLPELFRCHHPVLENLSINGGTCDSLSLSFSILDIFPRLTYFKMDGLKGLEELCISISEGDPTSLRQLKIDGCPNLVYIQLPALDLMCHEICNCSNLKLLAHTHSSLQKLCLEYCPELLLHREGLPSNLRKLEIRGCNQLTSQMDLDLQRLTSLTHFTINGGCEGVELFPKECLLPSSLTHLSIWGLPNLKSLDNKGLQQLTSLRELWIENCPELQFSTGSVLQRLISLKKLEIWSCRRLQSLTEAGLHHLTTLETLTLSDCPKLQYLTKERLPGSLSHLDVYDCPPLEQRLQFEKGQEWRYISHIPKIEINWVLF; encoded by the coding sequence ATGGCGGACGCACTCCTCTCGGCTTCTCTTCAAGTTCTATTCGACAAGTTGGCTTCTCCGGAGCTCGTCAACTTCATCCGGGGACAGAAGCTTAGCCAAGAACTCCTCACCGACTTTAAGAGGAAATTGCTGGTTGTCCACAAAGCGCTCAATGATGCGGAGGTGAAGCAATTTTCAGACCCACTGGTCAAAGAGTGGCTGGTCCAAGTTAAGGATGTTGTGTATCATGCGGAGGACCTGTTGGACGAGATCGCTACCGAAGCCTTGCGGTGCGAGATAGAAGCTGCTGAGGTCCAAACTGGCGGAATTTATCAGGTGTGGAACAAGTTCTCTACCAGGGTTAAGGCTCCCTTTGCCAACCAAAGCATGGAGTCCAGGGTCAAGGGCTTGATGACCAGACTTGAAAACATAGCAAAAGAAAAAGTTGAGCTTGAGCTGAAAGAAGGTGATGGTGAGAAACTGTCACCAAAATTACCATCCTCTTCTTTGGTGGATGACTCCTTCGTGTACGGCAGGGGTGAAATTAAGGAGGAGTTGGTGAAGTGGTTGCTTTCTGACAAGGAAACTGCAGCAGCCAACAACGTCATAGATGTGATGTCCATAGTGGGCATGGGCGGCAGCGGCAAGACCACACTCGCTCAGCTTCTCTATAACGATGACAGAGTGAAGGAACACTTTCACCTGAAAGCATGGGTCTGTGTTTCCACGGAGTTTCTTCTTATCGGTGTAACCAAATCAATTCTTGAGGCAATCGGTTGTAGACCTACTTCCGATCACAGCCTAGATTTGCTTCAACGTCAACTCAAAGACAACCTTGGCAACAAGAAATTTCTGCTCGTTCTCGACGACGTCTGGGATGTGGAGTCTCTTCATTGGGAAAGTTGGGATAGACTACGAACTCCACTCCACGCTGCAGCCCAGGGAAGCAAGATTGTTGTGACCAGTCGTAGCGAAACTGTTGCAAAAGTCATGCGTGCAATCCATACTCATCAGCTGGGAACATTAAGCCCTGAAGATAGTTGGTCCCTATTTACAAAACTTGCATTTCCAAGTGGAGACCCCTGCGCTTATCCTCAGCTTGAACCCATAGGCAGAGAGATTGTGAAGAAGTGCCAAGGATTGCCTTTGGCTATGAAAGCACTCGGGAGTCTCTTGTACTCTAAGCCCGAAAGAAGAGAATGGGAAGATATTTTGAATAGCAAAACATGGCATTCTCAGACTGATCATGAAATTCTTCCATCTCTTAGATTGAGTTATCAGCATCTCTCTCCTCCTGTGAAGCGTTGTTTTGCTTACTGTTCAATTTTTCCCAAGGATTATGAATTTGACAAAGAGAAGCTGATTCTATTATGGATGGCAGAAGGGCTTTTACACTCAGGACAAAGTAACAGAAGAATGGAAGAGGTAGGTGATTCATATTTTAATGAACTTTTAGCAAAGTCATTCTTTCAAAAAtgtattaaaggagaaaaatcaTGCTTTGTAATGCATGATTTAATACATGACTTGGCTCAACATATCTCCCAAGAATTTTGCATTCGATTGGAAGATTATAAGGTGCAAAAAATATCTGATAAGGCTCGCCATTTTCTCCACTTTAAAAGTGACGATGACTGGGCAGttgtatttgaaacttttgaGCCTGTTTGTGAAGCCAAACATCTCAGAACAATCTTAGAGGTGAAGACATTATGGCACCATCCTTTTTATTCGTTGAGTACAagagttttacaaaatatattaccaaaatttaaatccTTGCGCGTATTGTCATTGTGTGAATACTGCATAACAGATGTGCCTGATTCAATACACGATTTAAAACAGTTGCGCTACTTGGATCTCTCTACAACAATGATTAAAAGATTGCCTGAATCAATATGTTGTTTGTGCAATTTACAAACAATGATGCTGAGTAAATGTCCCCTTCTTCTTGAATTGCCTTCGAAAATGGGGAAGTTGATTAATTTGTGCTATCTTGATATTAGCGGGTCTACTTCATTGAAAGAAATGCCAAATGATATAGATCAATTAAAAAGTTTGCATAAATTGCCTAATTTTATTGTGGGCAAAGAAAGTGGATTCCGATTTGGAGAATTGTGGAAGCTTTCAGAGATTCAAGGAAgacttgaaatttcaaaaatggaGAATGTGGTGGGTGTTGAGGATGCATTGCAGGCGAATATGAAGGATAAGAAATACCTTGATGAGTTATCCTTGAATTGGAGTTACGAGATTAGTCATGATGCTATACAAGATGAAATTCTCAACAGGTTATCACctcatcaaaatttaaaaaaactgtCCATTGGAGGGTATCCTGGTCTAACATTTCCAGATTGGCTTGGAGACGGATCATTTTCAAATCTCGTGTCCCTTCAGCTTTCGAATTGTGGGAATTGCTCAACATTGCCGCCACTGGGGCAGCTACCTTGTCTTGAACATATAAAGATCTCAAAAATGAGTGGAGTAGTGATGGTGGGTAGTGAGTTTTATGGGAATTCTTCTTCCTCGCTTCATCCCTCCTTCCCATCCCTGCAAACTCTATCATTTGAAGATATGTCCAATTGGGAGAAATGGTTATGTTGTGGAGGCATATGTGGAGAATTCCCTGGTCTCCAGAAGCTTTCTATATGGCGGTGTCGCAAATTCTCTGGGGAATTACCAATGCACCTTTCTTCATTGCAGGAACTTAACCTTAAAGATTGTCCGCAACTGCTTGTGCCTACACTCAACGTTCCTGCTGCTCGTGAATTACAGTTGAAAAGGCAAACTTGTGGGTTCACAGCTAGTCAAacttcaaaaattgaaatttcagacGTCTCTCAGTTGAAGCAACTTCCACTGGTACCCCACTATCTCTACATTAGAAAATGTGATTCTGTGGAGTCTCTACTAGAGGAGGAAATCCTGCAAACCAACATGTACAGTTTGGAAATTTGTGATTGCTCTTTTTACAGATCCCCAAACAAAGTTGGCTTACCCACTACATTGAAATCGCTATCAATCTCTGATTGTACCAAATTGGACCTTCTTCTACCTGAGTTGTTCAGATGCCATCACCCGGTTCTCGAAAATCTATCAATCAATGGCGGTACCTGTGATTCTCTCTCGTTGTCCTTCTCAATATTGGACATCTTTCCCAGGTTGACTTATTTCAAAATGGATGGTCTTAAGGGGCTTGAGGAGCTCTGCATCTCGATTTCAGAGGGGGATCCCACATCTCTTCGTCAATTGAAAATCGATGGGTGCCCTAATCTTGTATACATCCAATTGCCCGCTCTCGATTTGATGTGCCATGAGATTTGCAATTGCTCCAATCTCAAATTGTTGGCGCACACCCATTCATCTCTGCAGAAACTGTGTTTAGAGTATTGTCCAGAATTGTTGTTGCACAGAGAGGGTTTGCCTTCCAACCTACGGAAACTTGAAATACGGGGCTGCAACCAACTCACGTCACAGATGGACTTGGATTTGCAGAGACTGACCTCTCTTACTCATTTCACAATCAATGGTGGATGTGAAGGCGTGGAATTATTTCCCAAGGAGTGTCTGCTGCCCTCTTCTCTAACTCATCTTTCAATCTGGGGTCTTCCAAATCTCAAGTCTCTTGACAACAAGGGGCTTCAACAACTCACCTCTCTTCGAGAATTATGGATCGAGAACTGCCCTGAGCTCCAATTCTCGACAGGATCTGTTCTTCAACGCCTTATCTCTCTCAAGAAATTAGAAATCTGGTCGTGCAGAAGGCTCCAATCCTTGACAGAAGCGGGTCTTCACCACCTCACCACTCTTGAAACCTTAACTCTCTCGGATTGCCCTAAGCTCCAATACTTGACAAAAGAGAGACTGCCAGGCTCCCTCTCTCATCTGGACGTCTACGATTGTCCTCCACTGGAACAACGGCTCCAATTCGAGAAAGGGCAAGAATGGCGTTATATATCTCACATTCCAAAAATAGAGATCAATTGGGTGCTATTTTAA
- the LOC104881347 gene encoding putative disease resistance RPP13-like protein 1 isoform X2 produces MADALLSASLQVLFDKLASPELVNFIRGQKLSQELLTDFKRKLLVVHKALNDAEVKQFSDPLVKEWLVQVKDVVYHAEDLLDEIATEALRCEIEAAEVQTGGIYQVWNKFSTRVKAPFANQSMESRVKGLMTRLENIAKEKVELELKEGDGEKLSPKLPSSSLVDDSFVYGRGEIKEELVKWLLSDKETAAANNVIDVMSIVGMGGSGKTTLAQLLYNDDRVKEHFHLKAWVCVSTEFLLIGVTKSILEAIGCRPTSDHSLDLLQRQLKDNLGNKKFLLVLDDVWDVESLHWESWDRLRTPLHAAAQGSKIVVTSRSETVAKVMRAIHTHQLGTLSPEDSWSLFTKLAFPSGDPCAYPQLEPIGREIVKKCQGLPLAMKALGSLLYSKPERREWEDILNSKTWHSQTDHEILPSLRLSYQHLSPPVKRCFAYCSIFPKDYEFDKEKLILLWMAEGLLHSGQSNRRMEELRYLDLSTTMIKRLPESICCLCNLQTMMLSKCPLLLELPSKMGKLINLCYLDISGSTSLKEMPNDIDQLKSLHKLPNFIVGKESGFRFGELWKLSEIQGRLEISKMENVVGVEDALQANMKDKKYLDELSLNWSYEISHDAIQDEILNRLSPHQNLKKLSIGGYPGLTFPDWLGDGSFSNLVSLQLSNCGNCSTLPPLGQLPCLEHIKISKMSGVVMVGSEFYGNSSSSLHPSFPSLQTLSFEDMSNWEKWLCCGGICGEFPGLQKLSIWRCRKFSGELPMHLSSLQELNLKDCPQLLVPTLNVPAARELQLKRQTCGFTASQTSKIEISDVSQLKQLPLVPHYLYIRKCDSVESLLEEEILQTNMYSLEICDCSFYRSPNKVGLPTTLKSLSISDCTKLDLLLPELFRCHHPVLENLSINGGTCDSLSLSFSILDIFPRLTYFKMDGLKGLEELCISISEGDPTSLRQLKIDGCPNLVYIQLPALDLMCHEICNCSNLKLLAHTHSSLQKLCLEYCPELLLHREGLPSNLRKLEIRGCNQLTSQMDLDLQRLTSLTHFTINGGCEGVELFPKECLLPSSLTHLSIWGLPNLKSLDNKGLQQLTSLRELWIENCPELQFSTGSVLQRLISLKKLEIWSCRRLQSLTEAGLHHLTTLETLTLSDCPKLQYLTKERLPGSLSHLDVYDCPPLEQRLQFEKGQEWRYISHIPKIEINWVLF; encoded by the exons ATGGCGGACGCACTCCTCTCGGCTTCTCTTCAAGTTCTATTCGACAAGTTGGCTTCTCCGGAGCTCGTCAACTTCATCCGGGGACAGAAGCTTAGCCAAGAACTCCTCACCGACTTTAAGAGGAAATTGCTGGTTGTCCACAAAGCGCTCAATGATGCGGAGGTGAAGCAATTTTCAGACCCACTGGTCAAAGAGTGGCTGGTCCAAGTTAAGGATGTTGTGTATCATGCGGAGGACCTGTTGGACGAGATCGCTACCGAAGCCTTGCGGTGCGAGATAGAAGCTGCTGAGGTCCAAACTGGCGGAATTTATCAGGTGTGGAACAAGTTCTCTACCAGGGTTAAGGCTCCCTTTGCCAACCAAAGCATGGAGTCCAGGGTCAAGGGCTTGATGACCAGACTTGAAAACATAGCAAAAGAAAAAGTTGAGCTTGAGCTGAAAGAAGGTGATGGTGAGAAACTGTCACCAAAATTACCATCCTCTTCTTTGGTGGATGACTCCTTCGTGTACGGCAGGGGTGAAATTAAGGAGGAGTTGGTGAAGTGGTTGCTTTCTGACAAGGAAACTGCAGCAGCCAACAACGTCATAGATGTGATGTCCATAGTGGGCATGGGCGGCAGCGGCAAGACCACACTCGCTCAGCTTCTCTATAACGATGACAGAGTGAAGGAACACTTTCACCTGAAAGCATGGGTCTGTGTTTCCACGGAGTTTCTTCTTATCGGTGTAACCAAATCAATTCTTGAGGCAATCGGTTGTAGACCTACTTCCGATCACAGCCTAGATTTGCTTCAACGTCAACTCAAAGACAACCTTGGCAACAAGAAATTTCTGCTCGTTCTCGACGACGTCTGGGATGTGGAGTCTCTTCATTGGGAAAGTTGGGATAGACTACGAACTCCACTCCACGCTGCAGCCCAGGGAAGCAAGATTGTTGTGACCAGTCGTAGCGAAACTGTTGCAAAAGTCATGCGTGCAATCCATACTCATCAGCTGGGAACATTAAGCCCTGAAGATAGTTGGTCCCTATTTACAAAACTTGCATTTCCAAGTGGAGACCCCTGCGCTTATCCTCAGCTTGAACCCATAGGCAGAGAGATTGTGAAGAAGTGCCAAGGATTGCCTTTGGCTATGAAAGCACTCGGGAGTCTCTTGTACTCTAAGCCCGAAAGAAGAGAATGGGAAGATATTTTGAATAGCAAAACATGGCATTCTCAGACTGATCATGAAATTCTTCCATCTCTTAGATTGAGTTATCAGCATCTCTCTCCTCCTGTGAAGCGTTGTTTTGCTTACTGTTCAATTTTTCCCAAGGATTATGAATTTGACAAAGAGAAGCTGATTCTATTATGGATGGCAGAAGGGCTTTTACACTCAGGACAAAGTAACAGAAGAATGGAAGAG TTGCGCTACTTGGATCTCTCTACAACAATGATTAAAAGATTGCCTGAATCAATATGTTGTTTGTGCAATTTACAAACAATGATGCTGAGTAAATGTCCCCTTCTTCTTGAATTGCCTTCGAAAATGGGGAAGTTGATTAATTTGTGCTATCTTGATATTAGCGGGTCTACTTCATTGAAAGAAATGCCAAATGATATAGATCAATTAAAAAGTTTGCATAAATTGCCTAATTTTATTGTGGGCAAAGAAAGTGGATTCCGATTTGGAGAATTGTGGAAGCTTTCAGAGATTCAAGGAAgacttgaaatttcaaaaatggaGAATGTGGTGGGTGTTGAGGATGCATTGCAGGCGAATATGAAGGATAAGAAATACCTTGATGAGTTATCCTTGAATTGGAGTTACGAGATTAGTCATGATGCTATACAAGATGAAATTCTCAACAGGTTATCACctcatcaaaatttaaaaaaactgtCCATTGGAGGGTATCCTGGTCTAACATTTCCAGATTGGCTTGGAGACGGATCATTTTCAAATCTCGTGTCCCTTCAGCTTTCGAATTGTGGGAATTGCTCAACATTGCCGCCACTGGGGCAGCTACCTTGTCTTGAACATATAAAGATCTCAAAAATGAGTGGAGTAGTGATGGTGGGTAGTGAGTTTTATGGGAATTCTTCTTCCTCGCTTCATCCCTCCTTCCCATCCCTGCAAACTCTATCATTTGAAGATATGTCCAATTGGGAGAAATGGTTATGTTGTGGAGGCATATGTGGAGAATTCCCTGGTCTCCAGAAGCTTTCTATATGGCGGTGTCGCAAATTCTCTGGGGAATTACCAATGCACCTTTCTTCATTGCAGGAACTTAACCTTAAAGATTGTCCGCAACTGCTTGTGCCTACACTCAACGTTCCTGCTGCTCGTGAATTACAGTTGAAAAGGCAAACTTGTGGGTTCACAGCTAGTCAAacttcaaaaattgaaatttcagacGTCTCTCAGTTGAAGCAACTTCCACTGGTACCCCACTATCTCTACATTAGAAAATGTGATTCTGTGGAGTCTCTACTAGAGGAGGAAATCCTGCAAACCAACATGTACAGTTTGGAAATTTGTGATTGCTCTTTTTACAGATCCCCAAACAAAGTTGGCTTACCCACTACATTGAAATCGCTATCAATCTCTGATTGTACCAAATTGGACCTTCTTCTACCTGAGTTGTTCAGATGCCATCACCCGGTTCTCGAAAATCTATCAATCAATGGCGGTACCTGTGATTCTCTCTCGTTGTCCTTCTCAATATTGGACATCTTTCCCAGGTTGACTTATTTCAAAATGGATGGTCTTAAGGGGCTTGAGGAGCTCTGCATCTCGATTTCAGAGGGGGATCCCACATCTCTTCGTCAATTGAAAATCGATGGGTGCCCTAATCTTGTATACATCCAATTGCCCGCTCTCGATTTGATGTGCCATGAGATTTGCAATTGCTCCAATCTCAAATTGTTGGCGCACACCCATTCATCTCTGCAGAAACTGTGTTTAGAGTATTGTCCAGAATTGTTGTTGCACAGAGAGGGTTTGCCTTCCAACCTACGGAAACTTGAAATACGGGGCTGCAACCAACTCACGTCACAGATGGACTTGGATTTGCAGAGACTGACCTCTCTTACTCATTTCACAATCAATGGTGGATGTGAAGGCGTGGAATTATTTCCCAAGGAGTGTCTGCTGCCCTCTTCTCTAACTCATCTTTCAATCTGGGGTCTTCCAAATCTCAAGTCTCTTGACAACAAGGGGCTTCAACAACTCACCTCTCTTCGAGAATTATGGATCGAGAACTGCCCTGAGCTCCAATTCTCGACAGGATCTGTTCTTCAACGCCTTATCTCTCTCAAGAAATTAGAAATCTGGTCGTGCAGAAGGCTCCAATCCTTGACAGAAGCGGGTCTTCACCACCTCACCACTCTTGAAACCTTAACTCTCTCGGATTGCCCTAAGCTCCAATACTTGACAAAAGAGAGACTGCCAGGCTCCCTCTCTCATCTGGACGTCTACGATTGTCCTCCACTGGAACAACGGCTCCAATTCGAGAAAGGGCAAGAATGGCGTTATATATCTCACATTCCAAAAATAGAGATCAATTGGGTGCTATTTTAA